The following proteins are co-located in the Macadamia integrifolia cultivar HAES 741 chromosome 3, SCU_Mint_v3, whole genome shotgun sequence genome:
- the LOC122073894 gene encoding PH, RCC1 and FYVE domains-containing protein 1-like: MADLVSYGNAERDVEQALIALKKGAQLLKYGRKGKPKFCPFRLSNDESSLIWLSSGEERTLKLASISKIIPGQRTSVFQRYLRPDKDYLSFSLVYNSGKHSLDLICKDKAQVDLWITGLKALISSGQCGRSKIDGWTDEGLYFDGGRDLTSSSPSDSSVSFMQDFSSPEASVDCNTNIFPRSYPTPESSVHSEMSHLALDRTNMQVKGSGSDAFRVSVSSAPSTSSHGSAQDDCDAIGDVYIWGEIMCDSVKVGADKNALPLSTRADVLLPRPLESNLVLDVHHIACGVRHAALVTRQGEVFTWGEESGGRLGHGVGKDVMQPRLVESLAFCSVDFVVCGEFHTCAVTMAGELYTWGDGTHNAGLLGHGTDVSHWIPKRIAGPLEGLQIASVTCGPWHTALITSTGQLFTFGDGTFGVLGHGNKESVAYPREVESLMGLKTIAVACGVWHTAAVVEVIVTQSSASVSSGKLFTWGDGDKNRLGHGDKEPRLKPTCVPSLIDYNFHKLACGHSLTIGLTTSGHVFTMGSTVYGQLGNPNADGKLPCLVEDKLAGESVEEVACGAYHVAVLTSKNEVYTWGKGANGRLGHGDIEDRKIPTLVEALKDRHVKYMACGSNFTAAICLHKWVSGAEQFQCSACRQAFGFTRKRHNCYNCGLVHCHACSSRKALRAALAPNPGKLHRVCDSCFAKLNKVSEASNSNNRRNVVPRLSGENKDRLDKADLRLSKSSTPTNLDLIKQLDSKAAKQGKKADTFSLVRSSQALSLSQLKDIALVSAVDMRRVVPKPVLTSVGQSGSSSRAVSPFSRKPSPPRSATPVPTMSGLSFSKSITDSLKKTNELLNQEVQKLRAQVDSLRQRCELQEFELKKSAKRAQEAITVAAEESAKSKAAKEVIKSLTAQLKGMAERLPPGAYETESLKTYVPNGVEPNGIFHPGTIGEVQFRSDATNGAQLATPTGIDSTTLTATPGQTYLTRHAPGTDEANEYLQNQGSLTSKIVNNHADMGLRNGNGGVYADIIRAEAAGGKENMSFQNGENGMKSRSPAPGNGHQIEAEWIEQYEPGVYITLVALRDGTRDLKRVRFSRRRFGEHQAETWWSANRDKVYEKYNVRGSDKSSVVSSQSSLKPEEAMSPSSQP, translated from the exons GCATTAATTGCTCTGAAGAAAGGTGCTCAATTGCTCAAGTATGGTCGCAAAGGGAAGCCTAAGTTTTGCCCATTCAGACTTTCTAAT GATGAGTCATCCTTGATCTGGCTCTCGAGTGGTGAAGAAAGAACATTGAAGTTAGCTTCTATCTCAAAAATAATCCCTGGACAAAGAACT TCTGTCTTCCAACGGTATTTGCGCCCTGACAAGGATTACTTGTCTTTTTCTCTTGTGTACAACAGTGGAAAACATTCCCTTGATCTG ATTTGTAAGGACAAAGCTCAGGTAGACTTGTGGATTACTGGCCTCAAGGCATTGATATCTTCTGGTCAATGTGGACGTTCGAAAATTGATGGATGGACTGATGAAGGACTTTACTTTGAT GGTGGCAGAGACTTGACATCTAGCAGTCCAAGTGACAGTTCTGTTAGTTTCATGCAAGATTTTAGCTCTCCGGAAGCTTCGGTCGATTGCAACACAAATATTTTTCCCAGGAGTTATCCTACTCCAGAGAGTTCTGTGCATTCTGAAATGTCACATCTAGCATTGGACCGTACAAATATGCAAGTAAAAGGATCTGGTTCAGATGCTTTTCGGGTTAGTGTTTCAAGTGCTCCTAGTACTTCTAGTCATGGTTCTGCACAGGATGATTGTGATGCTATAGGTGATGTATACATATGGGGTGAGATTATGTGTGATAGTGTAAAGGTTGGGGCTGATAAAAATGCTCTTCCTTTGAGCACAAGAGCTGATGTGCTTCTTCCTAGGCCATTAGAGTCTAATTTAGTTTTGGATGTTCATCATATAGCCTGTGGGGTTAGGCATGCTGCACTTGTTACAAGGCAAGGAGAAGTTTTTACATGGGGTGAAGAATCTGGTGGGCGGCTTGGCCATGGAGTTGGGAAAGATGTTATGCAACCTCGTCTGGTGGAATCTTTAGCGTTCTGCAGTGTTGATTTTGTTGTCTGTGGAGAGTTCCATACTTGTGCTGTTACCATGGCAGGTGAACTTTATACTTGGGGAGATGGCACCCATAATGCTGGGCTTCTTGGTCATGGTACTGATGTGAGTCACTGGATACCCAAGAGAATAGCAGGTCCTCTGGAAGGACTTCAGATTGCTTCAGTTACCTGTGGTCCGTGGCATACAGCCTTGATAACATCAACAGGTCAGCTGTTCACATTTGGCGATGGGACATTTGGTGTCTTGGGCCATGGCAACAAAGAAAGTGTTGCCTATCCAAGAGAAGTTGAATCTCTGATGGGATTGAAAACAATTGCTGTTGCTTGTGGTGTGTGGCATACTGCTGCCGTGGTGGAAGTCATTGTGACCCAATCTAGTGCTAGCGTTTCGTCGGGTAAATTGTTTACTTGGGGTGATGGGGACAAAAATCGTCTTGGTCATGGAGACAAGGAGCCACGACTGAAACCCACTTGTGTGCCTTCTCTTATTGATTACAATTTTCATAAACTTGCTTGTGGGCATAGTCTAACAATTGGCTTGACTACATCGGGACATGTTTTTACCATGGGAAGTACAGTTTATGGCCAGCTTGGGAATCCCAATGCTGATGGGAAACTTCCTTGCTTGGTAGAAGATAAGCTTGCAGGTGAATCTGTTGAAGAGGTTGCTTGTGGTGCATACCACGTAGCAGTGCTGACATCAAAGAATGAGGTTTACACATGGGGAAAGGGAGCTAATGGGAGATTGGGACATGGGGACATTGAAGACCGGAAAATACCAACATTGGTAGAAGCTTTAAAGGATAGACATGTTAAATACATGGCTTGTGGTTCAAACTTCACTGCAGCGATTTGTCTTCACAAATGGGTATCTGGGGCTGAGCAGTTTCAGTGCTCAGCATGTAGACAGGCATTTGGATTTACTCGAAAGAGGCACAATTGCTATAACTGTGGGCTTGTACACTGCCATGCTTGTAGCTCCAGAAAAGCTTTAAGAGCAGCCCTGGCTCCTAATCCTGGCAAGCTTCATCGTGTGTGTGATTCCTGTTTTGCCAAACTGAACAAAGTGTCAGAAGCAAGTAATAGCAATAACAGGAGAAATGTGGTACCCCGACTTTCAGGTGAAAATAAAGACAGGTTAGATAAGGCTGATTTAAGATTATCCAAGTCTTCGACACCCACTAATCTGGATTTGATTAAGCAACTAGATAGCAAAGCAGCCAAACAGGGAAAGAAGGCAGACACATTCTCACTTGTTAGATCTTCCCAAGCACTCTCTTTGTCACAATTAAAAGACATAGCTTTGGTAAGTGCAGTAGACATGCGTCGGGTAGTTCCCAAACCAGTTCTGACATCTGTAGGTCAGTCTGGATCTAGCTCTAGGGCAGTTTCACCATTCTCAAGGAAACCCAGCCCACCACGTTCTGCAACACCTGTTCCTACAATGTCGGGCCTTTCTTTCTCTAAAAGCATCACAGATAGTctgaagaaaacaaatgaaCTCCTGAATCAAGAAGTACAGAAGCTGCGGGCACAG GTTGATAGCCTAAGACAGCGATGTGAACTTCAAGAATTTGAGTTGAAGAAATCAGCAAAGAGAGCCCAAGAAGCTATTACTGTGGCTGCCGAAGAATCCGCTAAGTCTAAAGCTGCAAAAGAAGTTATAAAATCCTTGACTGCTCAG CTCAAGGGTATGGCTGAGAGACTGCCACCTGGTGCCTATGAGACTGAAAGCCTGAAGACATATGTACCAAATGGCGTGGAACCAAATGGGATTTTTCACCCTGGAACAATTGGAGAAGTTCAATTTAGATCTGATGCAACCAATGGCGCTCAATTGGCTACTCCTACAGGAATTGACTCTACCACTCTTACTGCCACTCCAGGGCAGACCTATTTAACAAGACATGCTCCTGGAACCGATGAAGCTAATGAGTACCTACAAAACCAGGGTAGTCTCACCTCCAAGATAGTGAATAACCATGCGGATATGGGACTTCGAAATGGAAATGGGGGAGTATATGCTGATATTATTAGGGCTGAGGCTGCTGGTGGCAAGGAAAACATGTCTTTTCAAAATGGTGAGAATGGTATGAAATCAAGGAGTCCTGCCCCAGGCAATGGTCATCAAATCGAGGCTGAATGGATTGAGCAGTATGAACCCGGTGTATATATAACCCTTGTGGCCCTCCGGGATGGAACTCGAGATCTCAAGCGAGTGCGCTTCAG CCGGAGAAGATTTGGAGAACATCAAGCCGAAACTTGGTGGTCAGCGAACCGTGATAAGGTGTATGAGAAATATAATGTTAGAGGCTCAGACAAGTCGTCAGTGGTTTCCAGTCAGTCATCTCTGAAACCTGAGGAAGCCATGTCACCTTCTTCTCAACCTTAG
- the LOC122073895 gene encoding probable serine/threonine-protein kinase WNK6 translates to MRELRALDADCAKNIDVLFYHIGDTFVTVAREIVEQLELADQNVKFVAAMIDLIMTTDQWRFCILIDHQVGLNGTQIAEGHVKYQLPKQGESSTGSFQNAFEKPWTFQGFQLTLILLLPKDPPS, encoded by the exons ATGCGGGAGcttcgtgcactgg atgcaGATTGTGCCAAGAATATAGATGTCCTGTTCTATCACATTGGTGATACATTCGTTACAGTTGCTAGAGAAATTGTTGAGCAACTGGAACTAGCTGATCAGAATGTTAAGTTCGTCGCTGCAATGATTGATTTGATAATGACGACAGACCAATGGAGATTTTGTATACTAATTGATCATCAAGTTGGTCTGAATGGAACCCAAATCGCTGAAGGCCATGTCAAGTACCAGTTACCTAAACAGGGAGAAAGCTCTACTGGGTCTTTCCAGAATGCTTTCGAAAAGCCGTGGACGTTTCAAGGCTTCCAGCTCACGTTGATTCTACTTCTGCCGAAGGACCCACCCTCATGA